CCAATCTGTGGATTGTAATTTCCTTCATCTCTATCGACCTGCCTGTTCTTAAGCTTGTTCTTAGTGTAAAGGAAAACAATTCCCGCTATATTTGCTGAATGTAACTGTGAGATTAACTTTTTTGCCGATTTATTTTAACATTCATAGAATTCTTCTATGTTACCGTTTAGTAAATAGGCGAGGGAGTGGAAAATAATGAACCTTAACTTAATCAAGCTGGAAATCGTGGAACTGCTCAATAAACATAAAAAAATAACCACAGTCGCCGATAAACTCGGACTGAAGCAGCCCACTGTTACGTACCATTTGAAGAATTTAGAGCAGCAATTGGGAGAGAAGTTATTTGAATCCAGAATGGATAAAATGATTCTTACGGAGAGCGGCAAAGCGTTCCTTCATTATGCGATTAAAATAAATGCACTTGCTGCTGAAGCGGAGCGGGTTGTAAAAGAGTTCAGTCAGGCGGGTCGGGGAACGCTTAAGATTGGCGCCAGTTACGTTCCAGCTACTTATATTCTTCCGAAAATATTGGGGTTGTTTGGAGAACAACATCCGGGGATTACGATCTCTTTATCGGTTAAGCCTTCACCAGTGATCAAAGAAATGCTTGCCAGTCATGAGATTGACCTTGGTATTTTGTCTACAGAATCTTTTTATCTACCTGATCTGCATACTCAAGCCTTGTGCGAAGACGAACTTGTTCTTGTTTTTGCACCCTCCCATGAATTTGCTAGTTTTTCTAATTTAAACCCAGCTATGATTGCTTCAGCGAGTTTTATATTACATGACAAGGAATCAAGTACACGCCAACTGACGGATAAATGGTTTGAGCGTGAGGGGAATGAACCTAGAACCTATATTCTACTGGATTCACTAGAGGCAATTAAGCAATCGCTTATGAGTGGAAAGTACGTTTCTTTTATATCGCGACTTGCTGTGGAAGACGAGGTAGCCAGAGGAAGATTGCTAATACGCACCATTCCAGATTATAATTTTCAAAGACATATTTATTATTCATATAACCGCGATCGTCATTATTCTCCGCTAATTGGCCTGTTTATCGATCAGATTCGCATGATCCGTATTTAAATACACATAATGAAGGCATGCTAGAGACATTATATATTAGAAAGAATACATAAAATATAAGGACTGTATAAATTGAGAAATTGGTGTATAATCTTAGATACTGTGTCGCTTTACAGCACAAAAAAGTTGGAGATTTTCACACGGTTTTATTGTATGATATGAGGAAAGCTTTAATAGACGATATTTAGACAGACAATAATTAACACATTGATCCGGAAGAGAATGGGGGGAGCAGCATGACCGAACTTACGACTACCGTCAGCAAAAGCAACTCTAACAATCTGCTGCGACGGGACGTACGGTTCTTGGGGAACATTTTAGGAGAGGTCTTGGTTCACCAAGGCGGTAACGAATTGCTAGAGATCGTGGAGAAGATTCGCGAAACCAGTAAATCGCTGCGCTCACTATTTTTACCTGAACTGCACAGTGAATTTAAGGAGTTAATCAATTCTTTGGATCCGGAGAACCGTCATCAGGTAATAAGAGCGTTCGCCATTTATTTTCAGCTCGTGAATATTGCCGAACAGAACCACCGGATTCGCCGTAAACGTGACTATGAACGTTCAGCTGGGGAGACAGTCCAACCCGGTTCTATAGAAAGCGCGATTAAAGAGCTTCGTGAACGTGATTTCTCTCATGAGGAAGTTAACGAGATTATTGCAGGATTATCTCTGGAGCTTGTAATGACGGCACATCCAACGGAAGCTATGCGCCGTGCGATTCTCGATATTCATAAGCGGATATCTGATGATGTTATGGGTCTGGATAACCCTACCTTAACCTTCCGGGAGCGTGAACAGCTCCGTGAGAAGTTATTAAATGAAGTGATTACGCTATGGCAAACGGATGAACTGCGTGACCGCAAGCCTACAGTACTCGATGAAGTGCGTAATGGGATGTACTATTTCCACGAGACTATTTTCCATGTATTGCCGGACGTTTATCAAGAACTTGAACGTTGTCTAAGCAAGTACTACCCAGGACAGAACTGGCATGTGCCAACGTACTTACGTTTTGGTTCATGGATTGGCGGAGACCGTGATGGTAACCCTTCGGTGACTTCAACCGTTACCTCACAGACGTTACGTATGCAGCGTAAGCTGGCGATTCGGGAATATCAGCGGATTATGCGTGAACTCATGAAATATCTAAGCTTTAGCACAAGTATTGTTAAAGTGACGCCTGAGCTAAAAGAATCCATTGAAGCTGATCGCGAGATCATTAATCTTGGCAAAATGGAAGAATGGCGCAATGATAACGAGCCTTACCGTATTAAACTTAGTTATATGATCTCCAAGACACAAAATGTTATGGATGATGAGAAAAAAGGCTCACCGGAGCGTTATGCTTCACCTCAAGAATTCATCGATGATTTGAACGTGATTGACCGCAGTTTACGGCATCATTATGCCGATTATGTGGCCG
This window of the Paenibacillus sp. FSL R10-2734 genome carries:
- a CDS encoding LysR family transcriptional regulator, yielding MNLNLIKLEIVELLNKHKKITTVADKLGLKQPTVTYHLKNLEQQLGEKLFESRMDKMILTESGKAFLHYAIKINALAAEAERVVKEFSQAGRGTLKIGASYVPATYILPKILGLFGEQHPGITISLSVKPSPVIKEMLASHEIDLGILSTESFYLPDLHTQALCEDELVLVFAPSHEFASFSNLNPAMIASASFILHDKESSTRQLTDKWFEREGNEPRTYILLDSLEAIKQSLMSGKYVSFISRLAVEDEVARGRLLIRTIPDYNFQRHIYYSYNRDRHYSPLIGLFIDQIRMIRI